The nucleotide sequence TTAATGAATTGGAACTTTCAGAACGTCGGCGCACTCTGCGCCGTCAACTTGATCGGCTGGACATCCGTGCACCTGTTTCGGGCGTGGTTTATGGTTTGCAGGTCTTTGCACCCCAATCTGTCATTCGCCCGGCCGATCCGGTACTGTTCCTGATCCCGCAGGATCGCCCGCTTGTGATCGCCACGCAGGTGCAGGCCGTCGACATTGATCAGGTTTTTGTTGGTCAGGACGTCACCTTGCGGTTTTCGGCCTTTGACCAGAAGCGGAGCCCTGAATTGGAAGGCCGTGTCACTTTGGTATCGGCAGATGCATTCCAGAACGAAACATCCGGGTTGTCCTACTACCGCGCCGAAGTGCAGCTCAAAGAGGGACAAGCCGACCGCTTGCCAGACGACATGACCCTGATCCCCGGCATGCCGGTTGAAGCTTTCGTGCGGACCGCAGATCGCAGCCCGCTGAACTTTCTGATCAAACCGCTTACTGATTATTTTAACAAAGCTTTCCGGGAGACCTGACAGCGGGCATCATGGCTTGTGGTCACGCTCTGCTTCGGCCATAATTTATCTATGCCCGACCCCTGTGAACTGATGGTTTTTACTGATCTCGACGGCACGCTGATCGACCATGATACATATGAATGGGCCCCTGCTATTCCGGCTTTGCGGACACTCCAGGACATGTCAGCGGCTGTTGTATTGGCCAGTAGCAAAACAGCCAAGCGAGATAGCGCCACTGCGCTCGAAAATCGGTGTGGCGCAATGGCCTGCTATTATAGAAAACGGGGCAGGGCTGCTTGCACCTTACGAAACACAAACGACCGCAGCGAACGATTGCGGGGCGGTACGTGCAGCATTGGACCGGGTGCCGCCAGACCTGCGTCAGCTGTTTCGCGGTTTCGGCGACGTCACTGTGGAACAGCTTGCGGCTATGACCGGCCTGTTACTGGGCGACGCCGCGTTGGCGCAACGGCGCAGCTTTTCAGAACCCGGCCAGTGGTCAGGCTCGTCTGCTCAGAAAAAGTCGTTTCTGGCTGCATTGGCGGCAGATGGTGTGACGGCAAAGCAGGGGGGCGCTTTTTGACGCTGTCTTTGGGGCATGACAAAGTTGATCAGATGCGCGGCATCATCGCCGTCTACAAGCCCCGGCATGTCATCGCATTGGGCGATGCCCCCAATGATATCGCTATGCTAGAGGCCGCTGATATCGGCATCGTCATCGCGAACCCCGCCCACCCACCGTTGCCACCCCTCAAAACCGAAGGCGCGGGTCGCATTGTCCGCACTCAAGATGCAGGCCCCGCCGGTTGGAACTGGGCTATCCATTCTGCAATTGACCGCCTTGAAGTGAGTAGGACACCAACCCATGGCTGATTTCCATCAAAACGGTAACATTACGACTCTTCACAATCTGCGCACCCGGGTGGTCGCGGAAATGGAGGCGGAACTGAATGCGTTCGCCGCGACCCGCAAGATATCCTTGATCCTGCCCTGCCTCTATTCAGAGCTAGAGGGTGATGCCATGCCCCATATTCTGACTGAGCTTGCCAAGGTAAACTACCTGCACCGGATCATTGTTGGCTTGGATGCAGCAGATGAAAAGCAATTCCGCCATGCGAAGTCATTTTTCAAAGGTCTCAACCAGAACCATATCGTCATTTGGAATGACAGCCCGCGCATGTTGGCGCTGGGCGCACGCCTGCGCGAACTGGGCCTGGCCCCCAGTGAGCAGGGTAAGGGCAAGAACGTCTGGTCGTCCCTTGGCTATCTGATGAGCTGTGCGGACAGTGCCGTCATGGCGATCCATGATTGTGATATCCTGACATATGATAAGGAGATGTTGGCGCGCCTCGTCTATCCGGTTGCCAACCCAACCTTCCCCTACCAGGTGGCCAAGGGATATTACGCCCGCATCGGGGGCGGCAAGCTGAATGGTCGGGTGACGCGTTTGTTGGTCAGCCCGCTTTTGATCGCGCTGAACCGGGTGATCGGGCCACGTGACTACATCGACTACCTGCGCAGTTTCCGCTATCCTTTGTCAGGCGAATTTGCGATGCGCACCGCTATTTTGCCCGATCTGCGTATTCCATCCGACTGGGGGCTGGAGATTGGGGTGCTGTCAGAGGCATGGCGTAACCTGGCACCAAAAGCCGTTTGTCAGGTCGAGATTTCGGATGCCTATGATCACAAGCATCAGGATTTGGCCGCCGATACCGCCGGGTCTGGCCTGAACCGAATGTCCACCGACATTTGCAAAGCAATCTTTCGTAAGCTTGCGGCGGATGGCACTGTCTTTACCCCCAATATCTTTCGCACTTTGAAGGCCACTTACTACCGCTGCGCGCTTGATGTGTTGGAAGGCTACTACAGTGACGCCAAGATGAATGGCCTTGTCATAGACCGCCATACCGAAGAAAACTCGATTGAGATGTTTGCCGAGAACATCATGCGGGCCGGAAAGGTGTTCCTCGATAACCCTCATGAGACACCGTTCATCCCAACCTGGAACCGCGTGCATGCCGCCGATCCCACCTTTTTGGCCGATATGAACACTGCGGCAAAAGCGGACGAGGCCGAGTTTCAGTGATCACCCGCGCCGGTTGCTGATCCAACGACATTGATAAGGGGCGAGGTTAACGGCTTCCTGATCCATGTCGATGGCGTCCCCGCTGAGTAGATCAAACCACATTTCATCCTCGATCAGGTTCATCGATAACTGCGACAAGACAACGGGCTGGTCACTCACGTTATGCAACGCAAAGATGGATTGCCGCCGGTCAAGGCTTTGTCGCCAGACCCCAAACACGCTGTCACCCAGCGGCATTGTGAACTGGGTCGCATTGGGATGAAACGCGGGCTGCTTGGCCCGAATACGCAACCGGTCCGATAGCGCCGTTAATATCTGTGATTGTTCAGATGCAGGATCTTCCAATAGCGTATTCAATGTCGGGTAATCCCAGCGGTGCCGATTGATCGCCCGGTTCATGCCGCGATGGGCGACCTGGGCGTGATCATTTGGTGTGGCCAGCATGGAATGGATGTAGAAAGCTGGAATACCTTCCAACGACATGACGATGGTCTGGGTGCAGATGAACCGCTCAAAATGGTAGTTATCTTTGCTTAAGCAAATGTTTGTGACGTCGCCTCAAAATAGGTCGTGTTGATTTCATAAGGCGCTTCACTGCCATCGGGCAGAGCGCGCATCGACACAAGACCGCCGATGTCTTTGATCGTATCAATCATGCGGGCTTGTTCGTCGGTGGGCAAAATACCTTCAGCGGGCCGCATCCCGATGCCATCATGACTGGCCGTGAAGTTCAGATAGGCGCACCCCAGCTGCGCGGGTGGCATCCCGCTCTGCCAGTGTCGCAGATAATAGGCTGATCCTG is from Yoonia sp. GPGPB17 and encodes:
- a CDS encoding HAD hydrolase family protein, which gives rise to MTLSLGHDKVDQMRGIIAVYKPRHVIALGDAPNDIAMLEAADIGIVIANPAHPPLPPLKTEGAGRIVRTQDAGPAGWNWAIHSAIDRLEVSRTPTHG
- a CDS encoding glycosyl transferase; this encodes MADFHQNGNITTLHNLRTRVVAEMEAELNAFAATRKISLILPCLYSELEGDAMPHILTELAKVNYLHRIIVGLDAADEKQFRHAKSFFKGLNQNHIVIWNDSPRMLALGARLRELGLAPSEQGKGKNVWSSLGYLMSCADSAVMAIHDCDILTYDKEMLARLVYPVANPTFPYQVAKGYYARIGGGKLNGRVTRLLVSPLLIALNRVIGPRDYIDYLRSFRYPLSGEFAMRTAILPDLRIPSDWGLEIGVLSEAWRNLAPKAVCQVEISDAYDHKHQDLAADTAGSGLNRMSTDICKAIFRKLAADGTVFTPNIFRTLKATYYRCALDVLEGYYSDAKMNGLVIDRHTEENSIEMFAENIMRAGKVFLDNPHETPFIPTWNRVHAADPTFLADMNTAAKADEAEFQ